From the Psilocybe cubensis strain MGC-MH-2018 chromosome 6, whole genome shotgun sequence genome, the window CCTTCATTTGAATACCCTAGCCGCTCAGAATCTATCAGTAATGTATGCCTTTTTCTCCATCTTCTTGGATTCTCTGGTTCTCATGCGATCGTCTCCAGTCATCGCGTAGACACAGTCGCCAGTCCAGTTTATCATCCCTCGATAGCACAACCTCCTCCCAAGATGAAGAAATCCGTTCACAATGAATCTATCACCCTCGACACATGCTCATCAACCACCAATAGCGCTCGCATATCTACGGCCTTCATCTGAAGCACGACTTTAACGTCCTTTACGTCTCACGTTTTCATTAGTAGTGTAATTGTTTTTTGCATTTGTATTTTCCATATTTTACATGTTCATTGTGTATATTGATCGACATACCTTTAGCACCTAATTCTAGTGATCTTGTTTGTAATTTCTGTTTTATTTGTGATTATTTCAAAAAATTAATTCAACGCGCAACTCTTTCTCGATATCTCATTCAGATGCTGGTAAAGCGCTCCTCGACACATTCTCATTTAGGGTGGACCTAGGTGGACCAAGTTGTTTGAAATCTACCCTGACCACTTCACTCGGATTCGCTCTCCTTCGCTTCAAGCCGGCCGGTGCTTATGTTTTCAACTACAGCCCTGTCAATTTCCAACAGCTACACGCTTCTCTTCTAGACCATGTCGCGCCCCCTCTGGTATCCACGAATCGCAACTCATAGTCCATTCAAACGCACTTCGACACGGTTTGTATTGAAAGGGAAGCGTTTCTATGAATCAGGATCAGCACCACCTCCGGATGCGCCTGCCATTCCATACGGGCCAGGAATACCTCCTCCGTTGAAGGGTGTTAGAGTTCTAGACCTCACTCGTGTGCTCGCGGGTCCAACGGCGACTATGCTATTGGCAGATCTCGGCGCAGATGTCATAAAGGTCGAGGAAGTTTCTCGGGGAGATGACACCCGTACGTGCGCATTTGTATTGTTTCATTTTCGCAGTATCTATGCACCGCTGGGGCACAGACATTCAATGCGAATTTTGTTTCATTCAATTTCTGAATTATCTCTGCACATCATTGCTTTCTGTATACCACCTCAACAGGCTCTTGGAATCCTCCATCCGCCCCGTTGTTAGCTTCAGCTCCTGACGCGTCAAAGCACCTACCACCTGAATCGGCCTATTTTCTTGCGGTAAATCGAAATAAGCGCTCTATTACTGTCAATCTGAAAACACCAGAAGGCTTGGAAATAGTGCGGAAACTTGTGGAGAAGTCGGACGTTCTAGTTGAAAACTTTGTCGCCGGCAAGTTGGCCTCGCTGGGACTTGGATGGGAAGATTGCCAAAAGATCAATGAACGTTTGATTTATGCGTCTATAACTGGTAGGCAACGTAACGTTTATTACCTGTCTTGCACTTACAGACACCGATGTTAAATCAAGGTTATGGACAAACGGGGCCCTATAGGACGGCGGCTGGGTATGACGTTAtaattgaagctgaagctggCTTGATGCATATGTATGTAATATTTTGCAACTTGCTCAAGAAAATTGGTTTTCTGAATTACTATTTTGCTACCAGCACTGGTGAACCAGACCGACCACCATCCAAGGTTGGCGTGGCGGCAACTGATATCGCCACTGGACTTTACGCCCATGGAGCGATCATGGCCGCTCTTCTATCGCGGCAGCAGACTGGGAAAGGAGTTTGGATTGACTGTAACCTTTTTGAGTCACAGGTGAACTTTCTATTTCTGTGTATCGAAATATTATTCATGGATCTATCAGGTTGCTGGACTGGCCAATATTGCGTCGAACTATCTGATAGCAGGCAAAGAAGCTTCAAGACACGGTACTGCTCATCCATCTATTGTGCCATACCAGGTTTTCCCTTGCAAAGATGGATTTTTGATGATTGGTGCTGGAAATAATAAACAGGTATGCCAAATCACCTTCGACGTCCTTTACCGTTCAGCGCAGTCTTTGGCTCTTGCTCAATTATAGTTCTTCAATATGTCTGTCAATCTCGGCCATCGCCGTCATCCAATATGTTTGCTGCGACCATGAACCACGGCGGCAGTTCAAAACGCTCGCTGAGAAGATTCTGGAAGATCCGTCATTGGCTACAAATCCGAAGTTTGCAACAAATGACGCTCGTGTTGCTAACCGGGCCGAGCTGCTTGAGATTATTACTGGAGTCCTTGCGAAGCACACGAAAGACCATTGGCTGCAGCGGTTTACTGGTCTAGGGTATGACAAGTTGCCCATTGTTATATTGTGTTTTTGGCTTACAAGCTTGTTGACCAGAGTGCCATTTGGACCAATCAATAATATCGAGCAAACGTTCAATCATCCCCAGGTGATCCAATCGTCCTGTTCATACCTCTTACGTCTCGGCTGAAATGGGATGCTTTCCTGCTCTAGGCTCTAGCGAGGAAAGTGACGGTTGAAGTTAGCGTGAGTGGTTCTGAACTGGTTGCTACGATTCAGCAGAAACCTAAATTGGAGCTTCAGCATGCTCGTGCGGGGAAAATTAAATTAGTTGCACCTGCTGTTGCATACAATGGGCAGAAAATGGCGATACGGCTCCCACCACCGTGGCTCTCAGAGCATACGGATGAGGTAGATTTATTTTCTCGCGATAACACGGCAGGAGATCTGACTAGGTGATACAGGTAATGGAAGAATTGGGGTATAGCCTAGAACAAATCGCAGACCTTCGAAAGAGGGCAGTGATCTGAATGGCACCGTTCAAGTGACAATGCAAGCTTGACGGTGCAGTGGCCAGTTCTATGAGACCTAGACTGTGGACGAAAGGGTCACGTGGATTGGCTTATTATGAGGTCACCGATCTCCGGAAAGGGCTGTGACGGGACGATAGATGAGAAGAGAGTGTGACTGATTATTGGTGCCAGTCGATAAATCTCCACTAAAGTACTTACCTATTGCAATACAACTGCTTTACAATTCATCCATATCGCCGCTGCCAGGTAGTCTCTCTCCCTAccttttcttcgtttttATTCGCCTACCCCTCCTGTCGATTCCATCTCTCCGAATCATGTCTGCGACCGAGCACGCTCCACTGCCACGGCCCCTCCCCACTTCAGCACCCAaggatccatctccttccccTCGGATCTCACATCAGGAGCCCCTGCGACCTATCCAACCCAGGAGCTTAGATGTCGAGCCCGAGCAGAAAGAGCCTCCTTCAGTGAGGAGCCCTGTGCCTCCCACCAGCCCTCTTCCCGAACCCACTCCACTTGATGATAAGCCGGAGCCACCATCCCAACCAAAGCCCGAGGAACCGACAAAGGAAGCCGAGGTACGCACCTTTTCATTGGAGGGCGCGCCTATTGTGTAGAAACATTTTGGCTGATCTGCATCCCATAGGATAAGGATaacgacgacaacgatgacgatgacaatgCGTCTAAAGATGTCGTGCATATGGAAACCTTTGAACAAATATTGGAACTCGACGAGGATGACACCCATGATTTCTCTCAGCCTATGGTCTGGGAGTATTTTGAGCAGGCTGAAAAGACATTTAATGATATGAATGAAGCACAGTCAGTGATCCTATTCTTCTTTTCCGACCCGCACATTCTCATCAGCCACATTATTATTTGACAGTGAAAATAAGGATCTGCCTGCACTCTCACGGCTTGGTCATTATCTCAAAGGATCGTCAGCGGCTCTTGGTCTTGCAAGGGTGCAAAACTCATGTGAAAAGATCCAACATTACGGACAGCTTCGTGATGAGGTTGCCAACAGAGACCTAACCCCAGCAGAGGCGTTAGAAAAGACATCAAAGCTGCTCAGACGCGTCAGAAAGGAATACAACGAAGCCCAGGATTGGTTAAAGAAATTTTACGGTCCCCAGGAGGGAGCCTGATGATGGGTCGAGATCAATCGGATTACCGAACAAGCTGTAACGGGGTGGAGAACAAACAGCAGCTAGAGTATACCTCAGTGCGCGTGTCTATCTGACTGGCGGTGACGGGGGCGGGTATCGTCGACCTATTTCCCATTGACGGCAGATGGACTCTGAATCTACTTACAGAATGAAGGGCCGTGGAAGCCTGACCCGGTGTATAGTTATAATGCCCTCATCCTCGGGAACAGGAGCCTAGTGAAATTCGTTTTTGATAATTATGCTAGCGACAAGTTACTTA encodes:
- a CDS encoding Succinate--hydroxymethylglutarate CoA-transferase, which codes for MSRPLWYPRIATHSPFKRTSTRFVLKGKRFYESGSAPPPDAPAIPYGPGIPPPLKGVRVLDLTRVLAGPTATMLLADLGADVIKVEEVSRGDDTRSWNPPSAPLLASAPDASKHLPPESAYFLAVNRNKRSITVNLKTPEGLEIVRKLVEKSDVLVENFVAGKLASLGLGWEDCQKINERLIYASITGYGQTGPYRTAAGYDVIIEAEAGLMHITGEPDRPPSKVGVAATDIATGLYAHGAIMAALLSRQQTGKGVWIDCNLFESQVAGLANIASNYLIAGKEASRHGTAHPSIVPYQVFPCKDGFLMIGAGNNKQFKTLAEKILEDPSLATNPKFATNDARVANRAELLEIITGVLAKHTKDHWLQRFTGLGVPFGPINNIEQTFNHPQALARKVTVEVSVSGSELVATIQQKPKLELQHARAGKIKLVAPAVAYNGQKMAIRLPPPWLSEHTDEVDLFSRDNTAGDLTR
- a CDS encoding Multistep phosphorelay regulator 1, giving the protein MSATEHAPLPRPLPTSAPKDPSPSPRISHQEPLRPIQPRSLDVEPEQKEPPSVRSPVPPTSPLPEPTPLDDKPEPPSQPKPEEPTKEAEDKDNDDNDDDDNASKDVVHMETFEQILELDEDDTHDFSQPMVWEYFEQAEKTFNDMNEAHENKDLPALSRLGHYLKGSSAALGLARVQNSCEKIQHYGQLRDEVANRDLTPAEALEKTSKLLRRVRKEYNEAQDWLKKFYGPQEGA